A single region of the Balaenoptera ricei isolate mBalRic1 chromosome 12, mBalRic1.hap2, whole genome shotgun sequence genome encodes:
- the HS3ST5 gene encoding heparan sulfate glucosamine 3-O-sulfotransferase 5, giving the protein MLFKQQAWLRQKLLVLGSLAVGSLLYLVARVGSLDRLQPICPIEGRFGARGQAEFPLRALQFKRGLLHEFRKGNSSKEQVRLHDLVQQLPKAIIIGVRKGGTRALLEMLNLHPAVVKASQEIHFFDNDENYAKGIEWYRKKMPFSYPQQITIEKSPAYFITEEVPERIYKMNSSIKLLIIVREPTTRAISDYTQVLEGKERKNKTYYKFEKLAIDPNTCEVNTKYKAVRTSIYTKHLERWLKYFPIEQFHIVDGDRLIMEPLPELQLVEKFLNLPPRISQYNLYFNATRGFYCLRFNIIFNKCLAGSKGRIHPEVDPSVITKLRKFFHPFNQKFYQITGRTLNWP; this is encoded by the exons ATGCTATTCAAACAGCAGGCATGGCTGAGACAGAAGCTCCTGGTGCTGGGAAGCCTTGCCGTTGGCAGTCTCCTGTATCTAGTCGCCAGAGTTGGGAGCTTGGATAG GCTACAACCCATTTGCCCCATCGAAGGCCGATTCGGAGCCCGTGGTCAGGCTGAATTCCCCCTGCGCGCCCTGCAGTTTAAGCGTGGCCTGCTGCACGAGTTTCGGAAGGGCAACTCTTCCAAGGAACAGGTACGCCTTCATGACCTGGTCCAGCAGCTCCCCAAGGCCATTATCATCGGGGTGAGGAAAGGAGGCACCAGGGCCCTGCTTGAGATGCTGAACCTCCATCCGGCAGTGGTCAAAGCCTCTCAAGAAATCCACTTTTTTGACAATGACGAGAATTATGCCAAGGGCATTGAGTGGTATAGGAAAAAGATGCCTTTTTCCTACCCTCAGCAAATCACAATTGAAAAGAGCCCAGCATATTTTATCACGGAGGAAGTTCCAGAAAGGATTTACAAAATGAACTCATCTATCAAGTTGTTGATCATTGTCAGGGAGCCAACCACAAGAGCTATTTCTGATTACACTCAGGTGctagaggggaaggagaggaagaataaAACCTATTACAAGTTTGAGAAGCTGGCTATAGACCCTAATACCTGCGAAGTGAACACGAAATACAAGGCAGTAAGAACCAGCATCTACACCAAACATCTGGAACGGTGGTTGAAGTACTTTCCAATTGAGCAATTTCACATCGTCGATGGAGATCGCCTCATCATGGAACCCCTGCCAGAACTTCAACTCGTGGAGAAGTTCCTAAATCTTCCCCCGAGGATAAGTCAATACAATTTGTATTTCAATGCTACCAGAGGGTTTTACTGCTTGCGATTTAACATTATCTTTAATAAGTGCCTGGCGGGCAGCAAGGGGCGCATTCATCCAGAGGTGGACCCCTCTGTCATTACCAAATTGCGCAAATTCTTTCACCCTTTCAATCAAAAATTTTACCAGATCACTGGGAGGACATTGAACTGGCCCTAA